Proteins co-encoded in one Xyrauchen texanus isolate HMW12.3.18 chromosome 19, RBS_HiC_50CHRs, whole genome shotgun sequence genomic window:
- the LOC127660155 gene encoding transcription factor LBX2 — protein MTSSTKDMKAGSVLQSSGEERRRGPLDQLPPPANSNKPLTPFSIEDILNKPSVKKSVGTLCAPRVLAKVTGSSATRNGISAPSSPLCALEELASKTFKGLEVSVIQAAEGREHLNAFGQRQASKKRRKSRTAFTNHQIYELEKRFLYQKYLSPADRDQIAQQLGLTNAQVITWFQNRRAKLKRDLEEMKADVESLKKIPPQTLQKLVTMEDTEDPHGGSGPISPSLSPGAFPQSPSSSRGQTTDEFSEEDEEIEVDD, from the exons ATGACCTCCAGTACTAAAGACATGAAGGCGGGTTCCGTTTTACAGTCCAGCGGCGAGGAGAGGCGGCGCGGTCCCTTGGACCAACTCCCACCTCCGGCAAATTCCAACAAGCCTCTCACCCCGTTCAGCATTgaggatattttaaataaaccctcAGTGAAGAAGTCGGTCGGTACTCTGTGCGCTCCGCGGGTGCTGGCGAAAGTGACCGGCTCGAGTGCTACTCGGAACGGGATAAGCGCTCCCTCTTCTCCGTTATGCGCTCTGGAGGAACTggcaagcaaaacatttaaaggtCTAGAAGTCAGCGTTATACAAGCTGCAGAAG GTCGCGAACATCTCAACGCCTTCGGTCAAAGACAAGCCTCCAAAAAACGACGAAAGTCCCGCACAGCGTTCACAAACCACCAGATTTACGAGTTGGAAAAGCGCTTTTTGTACCAGAAATACCTGTCACCGGCCGACAGAGACCAGATCGCACAGCAGCTGGGTCTGACCAACGCGCAGGTCATCACCTGGTTCCAGAACCGACGGGCCAAGCTCAAGAGAGACCTGGAGGAGATGAAAGCGGACGTGGAGTCTCTCAAGAAAATCCCACCGCAGACACTGCAGAAACTGGTGACCATGGAGGACACGGAAGACCCCCATGGTGGCTCTGGGCCTATTTCTCCCAGTCTTTCCCCGGGGGCCTTTCCACAGTCCCCGTCCTCATCCAGAGGCCAAACCACAGACGAGTTCTCAGAGGAGGACGAGGAAATTGAGGTggacgattaa